From the genome of Labedella gwakjiensis:
GTCGATGGCGCCGACGGTGCCGTCGGCGATGAAGCGCGCCGTGGTCTCGTCCTGCAGGTTCGCGTCGATCCCGTCGATGCGCGGCGGCACGATCGCGCCGCTCTGGAACAGGCGCAGGACGGACTCGCGGAAGTGCGCGCTCAGCATGCCGTGGAGCGCAGTGGACTCCGCGCTTCCGAGTTCCCGCGAGTAGATCGCGGCGTGGGAGTCGACGTGGTGCAGGACGTCGTCCGTCGTCTGCCGCACGGCGGTGCGGATGTCGGGGTGCGCCCCGGCGGTGAGGTGCCGATCCCGGATGGTGTCGAGCTCGGTGCGCAGCACCAGGCGGAGCAGCTCGAGCGGCGAGGCCGCGTGCTCGTACACCGTGGAGCGGTTGACCCCGGCGGCCTCGGCGATGGAGACCATTGAGACCGCCTCGATCCCGTCGCGTTCGGCGAGGTCGAGGACGGCGGCGGAGAGTTTGGTGCGGCTGCGTCGAGCGCGTGCGTCCATCCGCTGAGTCTATGATGGATGCAAACCGACATTTGTCGGATAAGAGCTCCGACGGCCCAGCCGAATCGATTCCTGCAGAGCCGCCGGACGGAGACAGTAAGGATGTACGCACCATGAACCGCTTCGAGAACAAGGTCGCACTGGTCACCGGGGGAGCGAGCGGCATCGGCCGCTCCACGGCGCTGCGCCTCGCGAGCGAGGGAGCCGCCGTCGCGATCGCCGACGTGCAGGACGACAAGGCCGCAGCGGTGGTCGCGGAGATCACGGCGGCCGGCGGTCGCGGCCTGGCCATCCACCTCGACGTGACCGTCGAGTCCGAGTGGGAGTCCGCCGTGGCCGCGGCGCTCGAGGCGTTCGGCCGCCTCGACGTGCTCGTGAACAACGCCGGCATCGGCGACCTTCTGCCGATCGAGGAGACCACCCTCGAGGGCTACGAGAAGGTCATCGCGATCACGTCGACGAGCGTGTTCCTCGGCCAGAAGGCTGCGAGTGCCGCGCTCCACGCCGACGGCGGTGGATCCGTCGTCAACGTCTCCTCGATGTTCGGCATCGTCGGAGGTTTCGGCGGTGGCCCCGGTTACGCGGCCGCGAAGGGCGCCGTACGCACCCTCACGAAGAACACCGCCCTCGGCTGGGCGACCACCGGCGTGCGCGTGAACTCCGTGCACCCGGGCTTCATCGACACCCCGATCCTCGGCGAGACGGACCGCTCGATGCTCGTCGACACCACGCCCATGGGCCGCATCGGCCAGCCCGAGGAGATCGCCTCCGCGATCGCGTTCCTCGCGAGCGACGACGCGTCCTTCGTGACAGGCGCCGAACTCGTGGTCGACGGCGGGTACGTCGCGCGCTGACGGGTGCCCGTCCGGATCGGGCCGCTTGCGCGCTTCCGCGCCCGGTCCGCCGACCGCTACAGCAACAGCCGACCGCGCCACGAACTCGTGGCGCGGTCGGCTGTTGCTGTAGCGGTGCTCGGCGCGCTCGGCCGCGGCGACTCAGTAGGAGCCGGCGGCGAGGGCGATCGAGATGATCGCCAGGCCGATCGATCCGACGATCACGGCGCCGAGGAAGCAGAGGACGCCGATCGTGAGCCCCTTACCTTTCGACGTGGTGGTGCCCGGGGCGCCGATGTCGCCGGCGACCCAGGCGTTCGACGGCACGGTGTACTCGAGGTGGGGATTCTGGTTCGGCTGCAGGGTCGTGGCCGCCTTGCCGTACTCCCACAGGTACGCGACGTGGCACTGCACGTACACCGGGCGGTCTGCCGGCACCTGATACTGCATTCGCGACCAGCCGGCGGAGTAGCGGAAACCGTCGATCGTGACCGTGGGCTGCAGGAACGTCCAGCCGTACCACGGGGCGTTCTTCAGATCGAGCGTGAGTGTTCGGAACGACGTGGGTTGACCCGGCTGCGGCTGCTGCTGGGCGTAGCCGGGCTGCGCCGGCGGCTGCGGGGTCGCGAACTGTGGCTGCTGCGTCGGGTACTGCGGCTGCTGCGGTGCGTATGGCTGCTGGGGGTTGGGGTACTGCTGGCTCGGGTACTGCTGCGGCGGATACGGCTGCTGGGGGTTCGGTTGCTGGCCGAACGGTCCGGGGGAAGTCATGACCGACAGCCTAGGGATCGTGCGCGCGCCAAGGCAGGGGAAGCGCTCCCCATCTTCGGGGGCGATCCGGGACCCGGACGTGTCCGCGGGACGCCGCCGCGTCCGCTACGATGGACGAGTTGTCTTCGCGACAACGGGCTGTGGCGCAGCTTGGTAGCGCACTTGACTGGGGGTCAAGGGGTCGCAGGTTCAAATCCTGTCAGCCCGACAATGAGGCTCGATGAGACTGGTGTCTTATCGGGCCTTCGTCGTCTGCGAGTTGTGGTCGCCGGCCGGTCCACGCGAAGCGGCAGGGGAGGATAGCGCGGCATGCTATCGCCGCTCTCGATGCCTTGAGCCTCCCTGACGAGAGAGTCCCATGGTTCTGCTGCCGCTGCCTAGTGCTTCATCCCCGGCGTGCAGTCTTGTAAGAATGCGTGGTCATCCAGCGATGCCACCCGCGGGAACACGCGGGGCAACCGCGGTCGCGACAGCAAGGCCGAGCTGGCCATACGCCGTCTCGGGTGACGAGTTGCGCTACCAAGTGAAGGCTCGCCCGGAGCCGGACCGCCGCAGGCCAGCGGATCCGCTCTGCATACGAGCGCAAGCCGCCGTACACTTCGACGGCTACTACCGGCACGGCTACCCCGAGCACCTCACCATGCCGCCACCAATCTGAACGCCTGGAGCACGAGTTCCGAAGGAGAAGCGCACAGGCCCGGGAGACTGCGACGCTTCTCCGGGAGGCGGCTGGCTCGCATTGTGTTTCTGGGCGTCCGGCGACGGTTGCGGCGAGCATGGTGGAGCAATTGCAGGATCGTTACGCATTGGTCACCGTATGATCCCATCCCAGTCGTCGGTTGTCGGCTGGAGCCGGGCTTACGTAGGGGACGCGACGTCACGAGAGCAGGCTCGACGGCGCGTGGCAGCCGTAATGTCGGCCCGTCCTTCTATTGTTGTAATGAACTCACGCTGACTAGCGTGAAGCATGCCTCGCTGCTTTGCGGTTTGAAGCCACTTGGCTGGACGCAGAACCAAGTTGGACCTAGGAATCTGAAGGAGAAAACCCCCATAATGGCAGGTCAGCCTCTCAATTTCCGATTCGTCGACCTATTCGCGGGACTTGGTGGTTTTCATGTAGCCCTCCGGGGGCTCGGCGGCGAGGGCGTATTCGCCGCGGAATGGGAGTCGGGGCTAAACGCTCTCTACGCGACTAACTTCGGTATTTCACCGTGGTCCGACGTGAACGAACTCGACACGGACGGGGCGATCGCCGAGCACGTTCCCGACCATGAAGTTCTCACCGCGGGTTTCCCCTGCCAGCCGTTCTCCAAGTCAGGTAAGCAGCAGGGGTTCGAGCACACTCTGCAAGGTCATTTGTTCTTCAAGGTGCACGACATTCTGCGCGTGAAGAGGCCCGGCCGTTTCATTCTGGAGAACGTCCCGAACATCCTCAGCCACGACGGCGGTGAGACCAAGGCGACCATCATCAAGATGCTCGATGATCTTGGTTACGAAGTGGACATCCGGCGGTTGTCGCCACATCAGTTCGGCATCCCGCAGGTGCGCGAGCGGGCTTACTTTGTCGGCGCGCTCATCTCCGAGGGCGGGCTAGTCGGGTTCAAATGGCCAGAGGAGAGCAAGGAAGAGACCACCATCGCCACCGCCCTTGACCCCGAGGCGCCACCCGTTCGCGACGTGCCCCAGAGGACGGAAGACGCGATCGACATGTGGCGGGACTTCCTGCGTCGTGCGCCGAAGGACATCAAGCTCCCATCCTTTCCAATCTGGTCGATGGAGTTCCGCGCGAGTTACCCCTACGAGGGATTGACTCCGCCGAGGGCGTGGTCCGAGCGCCGCCCGGAGAAGCTCGATGAGTTCACGGGATCATTCGGCTCGCCGCTCGACGGACTGAGTATTGCTGACCAGAAGCTGCTGATTCCAAGCCACTCCCGGCGTGACGGGGACATTGAGTTCCCTGCTTGGAAGCGTGCCTTCATTCGGCAGAACCGCGCACTCTACTGCGACAACCGCAAATGGATCGACCCGTGGCTTGATGAGTGGCGGCCATGGGAGTTCCCGTCCAGCTTCCAGAAGTTTGAATGGAACGCGCAGGGTGGCGTGCGGGACATCGACGAGTACGTCATACAGGTCCGAGCCTCGGGGGTCCGTGTGAAGCGGCCCACGACCGCGCCGGCTTTGATCGCGATGACACAGACACAAGTGCCGATTCTAGGAGCGAGGATCTCCGGCACCGGCGCCCGGCGCTACATGACCCCCGCAGAGTGCGCGAAGTTGCAGAGCCTCGGTGGGATCACCCTGCCTGCGCGTGACGTAGCTGCGTACAAGGCGCTCGGTAACGCCGTCAATGCGAAGGTAGTCCGCAAAATCGCAGAGCCCCTCCTCGAGGCGTTGGCCTCAAGTGAGACGCCGTCTGACATCACAAGTCCAAGAATCATGGAAGCTCGGGGTGCTGCCTAGCGGCAGTTCCAGACAACATCGAGAAGAAAGCGCCACTAATGAGTCTTAATGTCGTAGAGGCCGCAGAGGAGAGCCCGCGCCCGCAGGCGCAGGATCGCATCGCGGAAGCGCTTTCGGAACTGTCGGACGTGACTGACACCCCCGAGGGAGTGCCGGCTTGCGCCAGTTTCTCACCTACCGACGTGGACTTCGAATCTGATGCCTGGATATCGCGGCTGACCGACGTGCAAGGCTGGCTGCACTTTGATGACGATCTTTCAGATGCCGATCTCACGGCGTTCGCCCTCAGCCTCGCAGCGAACCTCAGCTTTGCCCCGGCAGCCCAAGGGATTGAGGAGACCGGCGGGGCCATTCGGTTGACTACCGAGGCCCTAGAGCGCCTCGCTGCGCGAGCCGAGGCAGCTAGCCGGCTCAAGGACGAGTTCATAGCAGAGCTCAACTCCGACGGTGGTACCCAATCGTCCGCGACGGCTTCGTGGGCGGATCGCTGGGAAGCTGAAGGGGGTGACGAGGAAGCTATCTCCCCGGAGCCCGTTACGGCTAAGGCTGACGTGTGGCACATCTTTCAGCTGACGAAGAAAAAGCTGAACCTCACACCTTCGTACCAGCGAGGGGACGTGTGGCGCACGGGGGATCGACAGAAGCTGATCGAGTCAATTCTTCGTGGCATTCCCCTGCCCTCGATCATCTTGCTTCGGAAAGGCGGCGCTGCCCCCGACGACGTCGTGGACGGCAAGCAGCGCCTGACCGCGATTCTGCGTTATGTGGGCAAGCACCCTGAAGCGCTAGTGAGGGTGGCTGAGGCCGACAAGGCGAAGCCTGAGGCTGGGTTTCGCGAAAAGTTCGAGAACGACTACCCCAAGTTCCGCTTGGCTTGGAAGACGTATATGGGCGAACCGCTCACTGCAAAACTCGAAGATGACTACTACTTCCCGTTCCGGCTGCGCAACGACAAGAACGGTGTCCTAGTCGGTAAAGACCTAGAGCCTCTACGTGGTAAGTACTACACCCAGATCAAGGGACACACCATCCACGTCGCCGACCAGGAAGTGACGGTCGAGGAACTCTTCGAAGGCGCCCCTGATTACAAGGTGCCCGTCATCGAATACACGAAGGCGAGTCAGCGGCAGATCCACGAGGTCTTCAACTTGTACAACAAACAAGGCATGCACCTGAACGCCGAGGAAATTCGCAACGCAGTATTCCACGATGTCGAGCTCACGCGCGCGATCCTCGTTGCGGCTGGAGACGCAAGTAATCGAGCCAACATCGCAGACATCGCCCCGTCGCTCCTCGACGTTGCCGGGGCGAGCGAACTCGGCAAAACGCTGGCCGACTACGGATTTGGCGAGGCTCGCTACCGCCGAACGAAGGTTCTCGGATGGATCATCGCGGTGCTTGTCAATGACTCGGGAGGAAAGCTGCTCCCCTCTACGTCACGCCACACCGACGACCTCCTCAAGCGGGTGCAGGACGACGGCTCACATGCACTGCGCACCTCCTCTCGTCTCTCCGACCTATTCAGACTCGTAGTTACGGCTGCCAGCCTTCACGCGGCTTATGACGAGCTCTGGCCGGACAAGTTTCGTGGCGACGGGAAGAGCAGTCGGTGGCAAGATTTGCAGCTAGTCGGGTCGCTTGTTGGCGTCGCGATCGCCGCCGTCGACGCGCCGGAAGATATCGAGGAGCGTCTTGAGGCCAACGCCGCGACGATCCGCCAAGCGGCGCTGAACGAGTGGACGCGTCCCGAGAAGACCCAGACCCGCACGCAGTGGGACTTCATCGCTCGCATCGCAGCCGGCATTGTCGAGAAGCTCGGGCTCGACATCGAGTCAGCCTCCGAAGCGATCCGAACCAGGTTCGGCTCATCCGGCGTTGAGTCATTGCTGGCCTCGCGTATACCAACGAAGGGTGCGTGATCGATCATCGTGGAACGGGTGCACTTCGATGCGCCGTCTGACGCAGACGAGACATGGTGGAGCCGGTACGCTCGCGAACTCGGGCAGATGACCTCGACCGCCCGAGGAGTGCTCCAGACCGATTGCCGCTACATCATCGAGAGAGGGATGCTCGGTGCGGGGCCGCCGAATGCCGCAACGTGGCCCGAGAGCCGGACACGTACGGGGCTGGTCATGGGCTCAGTGCAGTCAGGCAAGACAGCCTCAATGTTCGGCGTGACCGCGCTGGCGCTCGACCGAGGCATCGACATCGTGGTGCTCCTCGCGGGGACACGCCTGTCGCTGTGGCGCCAGACCTACGAGCGCATGGTTGAGCAACTCGATGCGGGGGAGGACGGGGTCGCGAAAGTGCGGCGGCGGCTGCTCTGTCCAACTCCGGACGTCGTGCTGTCTGGGGTGCCAACGACATTGGACAGCACGTATCGGCTCCCTTCCGCGCAGGTGAGACGCAAGCTGTCGCAGAGACAGCCGCTGATCGTCGTTGCAATGAAGCAGACCGATCATCTCTACGCGCTCGGGCGCGAATTGCGTCAGAGCGTGTTTAGCGAGGTCGCGCGACTCGATCGTGCCGTGCACATGCTCGTCCTTGATGATGAAGCGGATGACGGCTCTGTGCTCGATGCCGTCGTCGAGCAATCTCGGGGCCCCCTTTCGCCTACCCTCAAACAAGTTCCCCGCGCGATCGCCGATCTATGGGAACCGCGATCGAGTGGAGCGCCGGACAACCTTTTCGCTACCTATGTCGGGTACACCGCAACCCCGCAGGCGAACCTGCTGCAAGAGGACCACAATCCACTCGCTCCACGGGACTTCGTGATCTCGCTTCGGACGCCGCTCGATGTCGGCCAGCCCGCAGACCCCAGCAACCTGGATGCCCTGCGCTCGTCGACATTCCCAGAACCGAACGGAATTGACAGCTACTACACGGGCGGCGAGGTCTACTACGACCGCGGCACTGGCGCCGGCCTCTGCCGCGAGCTATCGGGACAAGCCGACAACGATCTCGCAGATTCCATCCGCGCCTTCCTTGTTGCCGGTGCGATCAGGTTGCACTGGGCCTCGGCAACTGACCCCACCGTGATGGGACCACGCTCGATCAGGGGCGTGGACTTCCTCCTGCGAGACGATGTGAGAGCGGCTTCGCCGCCCACCCACTCGATGCTGCTCCACCCCTCCGCAGACATTGGCGCTCACTTCGCAGCCGCGGAGGACGTACTCGTTTGGGCTGGCGTGCCAGACCGCTCCACGGCACGCAACCTGATCGAATCTGGCAATGCGCTCCTCCCGCACAGCCTCGTCGCGAAGATGCGCGGTGAGGAGCCCCTCTGGGAGGCATGGATCGACCACTACCGGTCATCATCAAGCGCGATCGCTACCGAGTTCAACGTGATGAACCCTCGACCCATCCCCGACTGGCCGACCGTGCTCCACATCCTGGAGACCGAGGTCATTCCGGGCACGCGCGTGTCCGTAGTGAACAGCGACCCCGGCGCGGAAGACCGGCCCGAGTACAAGCCGGTCTTCGACGAGACCACTCGGCGTTGGCGCGCGGCCACGGACCTCTCGACGATCTTCGTCTCCGGCAATGTAATGGCGCGCGGGCTAACACTGGAGGGGATGACGACGGCACTCTTCCGACGCAACTCGGCTAACCCTGTGGCCGACACCCAGATGCAGATGCAGCGATGGTTCGGCTACCGCGGAGAATACATCGAGCTCTGCCGCATGTTCGCCACCCGACAGCAGATCGACTTGTTCGGCGCCTATCACGATGTCGACGAGGCGCTCCGTGAAGGCATCGCGGCGAAGATGGCTGGCGCCGCGCCTTCTCCGGCGGTCCTGCATGGCATGGGTTTTCTGGCCACCGGAAAGATCGCCAGTATCGGCCGCGTGCCACTGTGTCCGAGCGCAAAACCGTTCGTCACGATCATCAACGACGGACAGCAGCCCGACCCGAATGCTCAGCTTGTCGCTGAGGTTTTCTCCGGCCCCTCCTCCGACGTGACGGTGGGGCGCACCGTGCGCGGACGTGCGCTCGACCGCACACTGTCGTTGTCAGAGGCTGCCGACCTGCTCGGCATTCTCTCGTTTGACTCGTATGCCCCTGGCGACGAAAGCCGCCTGGCAGAGCTGTGGCAGCAAGTCCAGGCCCGCGTGGACGCAACCCTGCCGCTTCCCGCGGGAACACAGTTCTATCAAGCCCCAAGCCCCGTCGACGGGACACCCTCGGAGCCCCGCTTCGAGTGCCCGTATGCTATCGCCGCATACCTCCGCTTGTGGGAAGCGTGCCTCACCCGTGCCGTTAGAGGCCTTTTCGTCACGGGAGTCCCGTCCGGCCGATGGGCGATGGCCGACCTGCGCGCCAAGGTGCTGCATCAGCCCCGATTCTCCGTCGGTATCCGATACGGCGACGGAGACAGGATCACCGGCGGACCCCTCGCCGGTCTCGGCTTTGATATCCGGGCCACCCAGAAAGGCCTGAACGCTCAGGGGAACCTTGACACGACCTGGGGCACGAATGACCCGAACGCGGGCCCCCTCGACTACCGCGGCGACGAGTTCTTCGACTACTACCATCGCGGCGAAGCCCTCCCTGCCACGGCTGGGACGACCTCCTGGCGCCCGCAAGGGGCGCACGGGCAGATCCTCTTCTACATCAACAAACGGCCGGGGCAACCGCATCCTGTAGTTGCTGTCGGAGTGTGCATCCCCGCTGGCGGCCCGGAGCAGTTCGCCGCGACGCGAGCCGGCTCGCTGATCGCAGCGTGAGGAAAATCCGATGACCAATTACGAAGACGCTCGGCAGCGGATCGAACGCATTCCGGTCTCCGCGGAAGCCGGGTCGCGGAACGTCGAATGGATCACTCCCGCCGAAGTCATCGGCGTGGCTCGTGACACCGAGGGCAAGGTGGAACTCCTCCTGCGTGGGGACGAGCTCGTGCCGGTCTCCAGAACCGTGAAGGATGCATCCGAACATCGACCTATTTACAAGGACGACGGGACGACGTTCGAAGCCACGCGCCTCGTCTTCCCCGCACTCACACACTTCGATCAGGTAGCGGCGTTCATCTGCGTCGAGCTCCTGCGAAACGGAGCAGATAGCGATCTCCCGCGCGCATTCTCCCTCACCGAACCGATCATCGAACTCGCCATCAAGAACCTCACGATGTCAAACCAGGCGTTCCTCGGACTTGCAGGCGAGTTGCTCCTCTTGGAGGCACTATGCCGCCGAGCCGACGACTCTCGCGTCATAGAGATCATCGCCGGTTGGCGCGGCTGGCAGCGATCCTCACGCGACATCGTCCTTGGCGGCACGGGGATTGAGGTCAAGACCACGACAGGCAACGCTTCATCACACTTCGTTGAGGGCGTACATCAGGTCGAACGCGACGAGGAAGGCGACGAGCACCGGCTGCTCCTACTAAGCATCGGTCTCCAGCGAGCCGAGAGCGACGCCAGCAACAGCTTCACAGTCCCCAGCCTCGTCGAGCGCATCACCATGCGTATGGCCGATACCGGAGCATCGCCTCAGGTCATCGAGCGTTTCGTCGCCCACGTTGCCGAGTATGGCGCGATCTCGTGGATCGGTTACGACCACACCACGCAAGCAGCCGATCCGACTTACTCGATCCCGTTTCTTACGACCTTCTTCCGCGCCTACGACATGGATGACGCCGCCATCGGTGTCCTACGTCGTCACGACGTTGCCGCGTTTCGGCACGTCGCCGACGATTCGGTGAGATTTCGGGTGAACCTCTCCACCAATGGGCCGATCAGCGCCGGGAACCCCGTCGAAGGGGCAAATCAGGTAGCCCAGATGATACTTGGGCTCTGACACGCATGCCTGCGACGAGATACCAGCGCCCCTCTATGTGCTCCGAAGGTGCCCCTTCCCGAGTTCTCCTCACCCCCACAGGTGGCCTTGGTCGCGCCGCTACGGCGTGGGATCTCGGGCTCGCCGAATACCTGGCATTGCCGAGACTGCGGGCCGATGTGCTGGTAGCCGGTGACGAGCGCGTCGCATCGGCCGCTTCCGAGATGGTCGAGCTCGATGGCACCTGACGGCGCGCGTCCGAAGATGAAAGATGGCGCGATACCTCACCCTCAAGACCCGGACGGACCGCGGTCAACACTCCACGCCTCCCACAGCCGCGCGTACGCCCCGTCGGCCGCGACGAGCTCGGCGTGGGTGCCGCGCTCGACGATGCGGCCGCGGTCCATCAGCACGATCCAGTCGGCTGTCGCGGCCTGGGTGAGGCGGTGCGCCACGACGAGGGCGGTGCGGCCCCGGGTCGCCGCCTCCGCTGCGCCTTCCAGGCGGCCGGCGTCGCTGGAGCCTGCCTCGGCGGTCGCCTCGTCGAGTATGACGATCGTGGGGTCGGCCAGCAGCACGCGCGCGAGGGCGATCTGTTGGGCTTCGGCGGGTGTCAGAGCCGCCGCCGCCGCGCCGACGGGTTCGTCGAGCCCGCCCGGCAGGCGCGCGATGAGGCCCTGCGCACCCACCCGGGCCAGCGCATCGAGGAGAGTGGCATCGTCGGTGCCTGGACGGACGAGCGTGAGGTTGTCGCGCAGCGTGCCGTCGAACACGTGCACCTCCTGCGTCGCGAGCATGACGGAGCCGGCCGCCTCGACGCGTCCCCTCTCGGCGGTGTGCACTCCCGCCACCAGGGCGGCGAGGGTGCTCTTGCCCGCGCCCGAGGCGCCGACGATCGCGACGCGCTCGCCGGGGACCAGCGTGAGATCGATGCCGGTGAGCACGGGATGGCCGGCGACGTAGGAGTGATCCACCCGCGAGATGCGCACTCCGCCGGAGGCGAGCGGGTCGGGGGACGATGTCTCGCCGTCGGACGAGAGGGCAGACTCGTGCGTCTCACCAGCCGTGAGCACCCCCACGATCCGCCCGAGCGACGCGAGAGCCGACTGCATCTCGTCGACGACGAACAGCAGCTGATTGATCGGACCGAACAGCCGGAGGAACAGCAGCATCGCGGCCGTCGTGCCTCCGATCGTGCCGTGTCCGCCGGCCACGAGGACGAATCCCACGACGAGGAGCCCGCCCACCCCCAGGAACTCGGCGATGTTCAACCGACCGACGAAGACGTTCTGGATCGTTCGAGCGCGCATGCTCCACCGCGCGACCGCTGGTATGGCGCCAGCGCGACGCCGTGATGTCGGAGGTGTTCGTCAGGCTGTGGTCTCAGGAAGCCACGTAAGGAGACGACATGGAGTGGTTGGCAACCTTGGGAGCTGCGGCGATTCCGGGCTTGATCGCGCTTGCGGGAGCCGCGCTGCAGCAGGCGGTTCCCGAGAACTGAGGCAAGCCCGACAACTGTCGGCTGAGCTCGTGGGGATGGAGGCGGACTCGCCAGCGGCGCGTCTGGTCGCGGCCGCTCGAGACGACTTGGTCACCGCTTCCGTCATCAGGACCACCGTCACACCGTGGTCCGTGTCGCGGGGCATCACCTTCGCCTTGATCGGAGCCGCGCTCATGCTGGCCGTCGTCGCACTGGTACCAATGGTCTACGGGATTCTTGCTACGGCGAGCGGGGCGCCGGACGATGCGGCGACACTTCTCACGCTCGCGCTCACGGGCAGCTCTGCGGCGCTCCTCTTCATCGCACTGATCCCGGCCACCTACTCGGACAGGCGGCTCAAGGCCCTGAGGAGAGACGTCCGCGCAGCGTGGGGACTGCCCGACGAGTTGAAGATGAACAAGTTCTCTGACAGGGTGCCGACTCCTCGCGGGCGACCGACGGAGCACGGCAGACGCCGCCGTCGGAGGAACCGGTGACCCTGGATGCCGGATCAATGCCGCCGAGGAGTTAGTCGTGGCCGGGGTGGTCCATCCCCATCCCCATCCCGTCCATCCCCATGTCGGTCCCTGCGTCGGCCCCGTCGTCGCCCCCATCCGTCGTGAGCACGTATTGCGCCATCATCCCCTGGTCCTCGTGCCACAGCAGGTGGCAGTGGTACATGTACGGCGTCGCGGGGTCGACGTAGGAGCTGAACGGGACGATCAGCTCCATGGCGTCGTCGCGGGCGAGGAAGACGGTGTCCTTCCACCCGCGGTTCTGCGCGGCGGGCTTCTCGCCGTTCACCCTGTGCACGGCGA
Proteins encoded in this window:
- a CDS encoding Z1 domain-containing protein → MFGVTALALDRGIDIVVLLAGTRLSLWRQTYERMVEQLDAGEDGVAKVRRRLLCPTPDVVLSGVPTTLDSTYRLPSAQVRRKLSQRQPLIVVAMKQTDHLYALGRELRQSVFSEVARLDRAVHMLVLDDEADDGSVLDAVVEQSRGPLSPTLKQVPRAIADLWEPRSSGAPDNLFATYVGYTATPQANLLQEDHNPLAPRDFVISLRTPLDVGQPADPSNLDALRSSTFPEPNGIDSYYTGGEVYYDRGTGAGLCRELSGQADNDLADSIRAFLVAGAIRLHWASATDPTVMGPRSIRGVDFLLRDDVRAASPPTHSMLLHPSADIGAHFAAAEDVLVWAGVPDRSTARNLIESGNALLPHSLVAKMRGEEPLWEAWIDHYRSSSSAIATEFNVMNPRPIPDWPTVLHILETEVIPGTRVSVVNSDPGAEDRPEYKPVFDETTRRWRAATDLSTIFVSGNVMARGLTLEGMTTALFRRNSANPVADTQMQMQRWFGYRGEYIELCRMFATRQQIDLFGAYHDVDEALREGIAAKMAGAAPSPAVLHGMGFLATGKIASIGRVPLCPSAKPFVTIINDGQQPDPNAQLVAEVFSGPSSDVTVGRTVRGRALDRTLSLSEAADLLGILSFDSYAPGDESRLAELWQQVQARVDATLPLPAGTQFYQAPSPVDGTPSEPRFECPYAIAAYLRLWEACLTRAVRGLFVTGVPSGRWAMADLRAKVLHQPRFSVGIRYGDGDRITGGPLAGLGFDIRATQKGLNAQGNLDTTWGTNDPNAGPLDYRGDEFFDYYHRGEALPATAGTTSWRPQGAHGQILFYINKRPGQPHPVVAVGVCIPAGGPEQFAATRAGSLIAA
- a CDS encoding PD-(D/E)XK motif protein, whose translation is MTNYEDARQRIERIPVSAEAGSRNVEWITPAEVIGVARDTEGKVELLLRGDELVPVSRTVKDASEHRPIYKDDGTTFEATRLVFPALTHFDQVAAFICVELLRNGADSDLPRAFSLTEPIIELAIKNLTMSNQAFLGLAGELLLLEALCRRADDSRVIEIIAGWRGWQRSSRDIVLGGTGIEVKTTTGNASSHFVEGVHQVERDEEGDEHRLLLLSIGLQRAESDASNSFTVPSLVERITMRMADTGASPQVIERFVAHVAEYGAISWIGYDHTTQAADPTYSIPFLTTFFRAYDMDDAAIGVLRRHDVAAFRHVADDSVRFRVNLSTNGPISAGNPVEGANQVAQMILGL
- a CDS encoding SDR family NAD(P)-dependent oxidoreductase, which gives rise to MNRFENKVALVTGGASGIGRSTALRLASEGAAVAIADVQDDKAAAVVAEITAAGGRGLAIHLDVTVESEWESAVAAALEAFGRLDVLVNNAGIGDLLPIEETTLEGYEKVIAITSTSVFLGQKAASAALHADGGGSVVNVSSMFGIVGGFGGGPGYAAAKGAVRTLTKNTALGWATTGVRVNSVHPGFIDTPILGETDRSMLVDTTPMGRIGQPEEIASAIAFLASDDASFVTGAELVVDGGYVAR
- a CDS encoding TetR/AcrR family transcriptional regulator produces the protein MDARARRSRTKLSAAVLDLAERDGIEAVSMVSIAEAAGVNRSTVYEHAASPLELLRLVLRTELDTIRDRHLTAGAHPDIRTAVRQTTDDVLHHVDSHAAIYSRELGSAESTALHGMLSAHFRESVLRLFQSGAIVPPRIDGIDANLQDETTARFIADGTVGAIDAWLATPPPRDVQTFRHLYASVLPAWWPLS
- a CDS encoding DNA cytosine methyltransferase, giving the protein MKHASLLCGLKPLGWTQNQVGPRNLKEKTPIMAGQPLNFRFVDLFAGLGGFHVALRGLGGEGVFAAEWESGLNALYATNFGISPWSDVNELDTDGAIAEHVPDHEVLTAGFPCQPFSKSGKQQGFEHTLQGHLFFKVHDILRVKRPGRFILENVPNILSHDGGETKATIIKMLDDLGYEVDIRRLSPHQFGIPQVRERAYFVGALISEGGLVGFKWPEESKEETTIATALDPEAPPVRDVPQRTEDAIDMWRDFLRRAPKDIKLPSFPIWSMEFRASYPYEGLTPPRAWSERRPEKLDEFTGSFGSPLDGLSIADQKLLIPSHSRRDGDIEFPAWKRAFIRQNRALYCDNRKWIDPWLDEWRPWEFPSSFQKFEWNAQGGVRDIDEYVIQVRASGVRVKRPTTAPALIAMTQTQVPILGARISGTGARRYMTPAECAKLQSLGGITLPARDVAAYKALGNAVNAKVVRKIAEPLLEALASSETPSDITSPRIMEARGAA
- a CDS encoding DUF262 domain-containing protein — protein: MSLNVVEAAEESPRPQAQDRIAEALSELSDVTDTPEGVPACASFSPTDVDFESDAWISRLTDVQGWLHFDDDLSDADLTAFALSLAANLSFAPAAQGIEETGGAIRLTTEALERLAARAEAASRLKDEFIAELNSDGGTQSSATASWADRWEAEGGDEEAISPEPVTAKADVWHIFQLTKKKLNLTPSYQRGDVWRTGDRQKLIESILRGIPLPSIILLRKGGAAPDDVVDGKQRLTAILRYVGKHPEALVRVAEADKAKPEAGFREKFENDYPKFRLAWKTYMGEPLTAKLEDDYYFPFRLRNDKNGVLVGKDLEPLRGKYYTQIKGHTIHVADQEVTVEELFEGAPDYKVPVIEYTKASQRQIHEVFNLYNKQGMHLNAEEIRNAVFHDVELTRAILVAAGDASNRANIADIAPSLLDVAGASELGKTLADYGFGEARYRRTKVLGWIIAVLVNDSGGKLLPSTSRHTDDLLKRVQDDGSHALRTSSRLSDLFRLVVTAASLHAAYDELWPDKFRGDGKSSRWQDLQLVGSLVGVAIAAVDAPEDIEERLEANAATIRQAALNEWTRPEKTQTRTQWDFIARIAAGIVEKLGLDIESASEAIRTRFGSSGVESLLASRIPTKGA